A single genomic interval of Streptomyces sp. 1222.5 harbors:
- a CDS encoding LysR family transcriptional regulator, which produces MELRTLRYFVTVAEELHFGRAATRLHMSQPPLSRAIKQLEAEVGALLFARSPTGVTLTPVGSVLLDEARALLDHADRVRVRVSAAAGVAPLTVGILGDGTDRGVARLAAAYRRDHPGIDVRIRDTDLTDPTCGLRAGLVDVALTRAPFDETALTVRVLRTDPVGVVLRADDPLARRDELRLAELSDRRWFQFPQGTDPIWQSYWNGGRPREGPVVRAVQECLQAVLWNGTVGLAPLGHDLPTELAVVPLIDMPPSRVVAVWNEGDTNPLIRSFIESATTAYRH; this is translated from the coding sequence GTGGAGCTACGGACCTTGCGCTACTTCGTGACGGTCGCCGAAGAACTCCACTTCGGCCGGGCCGCTACGCGACTGCATATGAGTCAGCCGCCGCTGAGCCGGGCGATCAAGCAGTTGGAGGCCGAGGTCGGGGCCCTGCTCTTCGCTCGCTCGCCCACCGGCGTCACGCTCACTCCGGTGGGCTCCGTGTTGCTCGACGAGGCGCGGGCCCTCCTCGACCATGCCGACCGCGTCCGTGTGCGCGTGAGCGCGGCGGCCGGCGTCGCGCCCCTCACCGTCGGCATCCTGGGTGACGGCACCGACCGGGGAGTGGCCAGGCTGGCCGCCGCCTACCGCCGAGACCACCCCGGCATCGACGTCCGCATCCGCGACACCGATCTGACCGATCCGACGTGCGGGCTGCGTGCCGGACTGGTCGACGTCGCGCTGACCAGGGCGCCGTTCGACGAGACTGCCCTGACGGTGCGTGTGCTGCGGACCGACCCGGTCGGCGTGGTCCTGCGCGCCGACGATCCGCTGGCGCGCCGCGACGAGCTGCGGCTGGCCGAGTTGAGCGACCGCCGCTGGTTCCAGTTCCCGCAGGGCACCGACCCCATCTGGCAGTCGTACTGGAACGGTGGGAGGCCGCGCGAGGGCCCAGTGGTGCGCGCCGTTCAGGAATGCCTGCAGGCCGTGCTGTGGAACGGCACGGTCGGCCTGGCCCCGCTCGGACACGACCTGCCCACAGAGCTGGCCGTGGTGCCGCTGATCGACATGCCGCCGAGCCGAGTGGTGGCGGTGTGGAACGAGGGGGACACGAACCCGTTGATCCGATCCTTCATCGAGAGCGCGACAACCGCGTACCGTCACTGA
- a CDS encoding maleylpyruvate isomerase family mycothiol-dependent enzyme: protein MTESLEYSVLLQLIDERSAAFRSAVAAAPSLDAPVPSCPEWTLFDLVQHLGTGQRWWAAIVTAGPAQAPPAKDAAEAPRELEALLAWYAESNELLLSALREAGPERECWAWWSAGVSPANAWGVARRRVHEVLVHTYDAQLAAGAVQPMPADVAIDGVAEFLDTCNSTPAAWPHEAATIHYHATEGRSWLLALDGTGAWPAPLTDDAAPASASATGTAEQLLLFVWGRLTLSDLKIQGDQQVFEQLIAWEPEE, encoded by the coding sequence GTGACAGAGAGTCTTGAGTATTCCGTCCTGCTGCAACTGATCGACGAGCGGTCGGCCGCGTTCCGGAGTGCGGTTGCCGCCGCGCCCAGCCTTGACGCGCCGGTGCCGTCCTGCCCCGAGTGGACGCTGTTCGATCTGGTGCAGCACCTGGGTACGGGCCAGCGCTGGTGGGCCGCGATCGTCACCGCGGGCCCGGCCCAGGCTCCGCCGGCCAAGGATGCCGCGGAGGCGCCGCGCGAGCTCGAGGCGCTGCTGGCCTGGTACGCCGAGTCGAACGAGCTGCTGCTGAGTGCGCTACGCGAGGCTGGCCCGGAGCGCGAGTGCTGGGCGTGGTGGAGCGCCGGCGTGTCGCCGGCGAATGCCTGGGGCGTTGCCCGGCGCCGGGTGCACGAGGTGCTGGTGCACACCTACGACGCCCAGCTCGCCGCAGGCGCCGTGCAGCCGATGCCGGCGGACGTCGCGATCGACGGCGTGGCCGAGTTTCTCGACACCTGCAACTCCACCCCGGCGGCCTGGCCGCACGAGGCTGCCACCATCCATTACCACGCCACCGAGGGCCGCTCCTGGCTCCTCGCGCTGGACGGCACAGGCGCCTGGCCCGCACCCCTCACGGACGACGCCGCGCCCGCCTCCGCTTCCGCCACGGGCACGGCCGAGCAGCTGCTCCTCTTCGTCTGGGGCCGCCTCACGCTGAGCGACCTGAAGATCCAGGGCGACCAGCAGGTGTTCGAGCAGCTGATCGCCTGGGAGCCCGAGGAGTAG
- a CDS encoding LysR family transcriptional regulator, whose amino-acid sequence MLDVRRMQVLRAVVHNGSVTGAAAVLGYTPSAVSQQIATLEKEAGTVLLERVGRGVRPTPAAVLLAEHADTLARQVAEAEAALADLLAGRTGQLAVRYFATAGAHLVAPAVARLRTAHSGVRIDLKLTADPEDALTEVRQGQADLALLVTRAGRPDSDLRLLHLLDDPYLAVLPRGHRLAGRRSVRLKDLADETFVGSEWPGPCLDAQLDACAAAGFRPRFAVHSEDYVTAQGFVAAGLGVSLIPRLGLGSPHPDVVVRPVHDPAPTRTIEAATRETTPPQPALDAFIDALKHAATTAPAGMRPADRAKDGGRQRRRKRPGPAVVGAVGDHLPVSGRHRSG is encoded by the coding sequence ATGCTTGATGTGCGACGGATGCAGGTACTGCGGGCGGTCGTCCACAACGGCTCCGTGACGGGCGCGGCCGCGGTGCTGGGATACACGCCGTCCGCCGTCAGCCAGCAGATCGCCACCCTGGAGAAGGAAGCCGGAACCGTACTGCTCGAGCGGGTCGGACGGGGCGTGCGGCCCACGCCGGCCGCCGTCCTGCTCGCCGAGCACGCGGACACCCTCGCACGACAGGTCGCCGAGGCCGAGGCGGCACTCGCCGACCTGCTCGCCGGACGGACCGGGCAGCTCGCAGTGCGCTACTTCGCCACCGCGGGCGCACACCTGGTGGCACCGGCCGTGGCACGCCTGCGCACCGCCCATTCCGGCGTCCGCATCGACCTCAAACTCACCGCCGACCCCGAGGACGCACTGACCGAAGTACGCCAAGGACAGGCCGACCTGGCCCTGCTGGTGACAAGAGCCGGGCGGCCGGACAGCGATCTCCGGCTGCTGCACCTGCTCGACGACCCCTACCTCGCCGTCCTGCCACGCGGACACCGCCTCGCCGGGCGGCGCAGCGTGCGATTGAAGGACCTGGCCGACGAAACGTTCGTAGGAAGCGAATGGCCCGGCCCCTGCCTCGACGCCCAGCTCGACGCATGCGCGGCAGCCGGCTTCCGCCCCCGCTTCGCCGTCCACAGCGAGGACTACGTCACCGCCCAGGGATTCGTCGCCGCGGGCCTCGGCGTAAGCCTCATCCCCCGCCTCGGCCTCGGCAGCCCACACCCCGACGTCGTCGTACGACCGGTACACGACCCCGCGCCCACACGCACCATCGAAGCAGCCACCCGAGAAACTACACCCCCACAACCCGCACTCGACGCCTTCATCGACGCACTCAAGCACGCCGCAACCACCGCACCGGCCGGCATGCGCCCCGCCGACCGTGCGAAAGACGGAGGCCGACAACGGCGACGGAAACGGCCAGGTCCGGCGGTGGTCGGGGCCGTCGGCGACCATCTGCCCGTGTCAGGCCGCCACCGGTCAGGGTGA
- a CDS encoding DMT family transporter: MAALALFWGSGFLWIKLALTHGLTPAQITIARCVLGTAVLLLLARRAGQRLPGSGAQWRRLVVAALFCNALPFALFALGERHLESGIAGVLNATTPLWSFLIGIAVGTDRAVPFARLVGLVLGFAGTVVIFAPWRHAGLVSWPALYLLAAAASYAVAFAYMARYLTAGKSPMAMAAAQMLTATAWSALALPVAGPLRPDVTGLLAVAALGVLGTGVTFYLNCRLIADEGPTAAATVGYLLPVVSVALGAVVLDEHIGARVLAGMAVVLVGVGLTRRRRASSVEALGGVRVCGGGGVGPASVSRCVG, translated from the coding sequence ATGGCCGCGCTCGCCCTTTTCTGGGGTTCCGGCTTCCTCTGGATCAAGCTGGCCCTGACCCACGGCCTGACTCCCGCTCAGATCACCATCGCCCGGTGTGTCCTGGGCACGGCCGTCCTGCTGTTGTTGGCCCGCCGGGCAGGTCAGCGCCTGCCTGGGTCCGGGGCCCAGTGGCGGCGTCTGGTGGTGGCTGCGTTGTTCTGTAACGCGCTGCCTTTCGCTCTGTTCGCTCTGGGGGAGCGGCACCTCGAGTCGGGCATCGCGGGTGTTCTGAACGCTACGACGCCTTTGTGGTCCTTCCTCATCGGGATTGCTGTGGGTACGGATCGGGCGGTGCCTTTTGCACGTCTGGTGGGTCTCGTATTGGGGTTCGCGGGTACGGTCGTGATTTTCGCGCCCTGGCGTCACGCGGGTCTGGTGAGCTGGCCTGCCCTGTATCTGTTGGCGGCGGCGGCCAGTTACGCGGTGGCGTTCGCCTATATGGCCCGGTATCTGACGGCTGGGAAGTCGCCCATGGCCATGGCGGCGGCGCAGATGCTCACCGCCACGGCCTGGAGTGCGCTGGCTCTTCCGGTGGCCGGCCCCCTGAGGCCGGATGTCACCGGGCTGTTGGCGGTCGCCGCGTTGGGTGTTCTTGGCACGGGCGTGACGTTCTACCTCAATTGCCGGCTGATCGCGGACGAGGGCCCTACAGCGGCGGCGACTGTGGGCTATCTGCTTCCGGTCGTGTCGGTCGCGCTGGGCGCGGTGGTCCTGGACGAGCACATCGGCGCACGGGTGCTCGCGGGTATGGCGGTGGTGTTGGTGGGGGTGGGGCTGACCCGGCGCAGGCGGGCCTCGTCTGTTGAGGCGTTGGGGGGTGTGCGGGTTTGTGGGGGTGGGGGTGTGGGGCCGGCCTCGGTGTCCCGGTGTGTGGGGTAG
- a CDS encoding DUF2975 domain-containing protein has product MGRLMVGALRAVLVVVFAGTVFVQVSMVWVVASGSDPEGGSPALAWLRVFTAVGMVAVQVAVVCVGRLVGMVRRETVFSHAAFRYVDALTGAIVAAAVVWFAVTAVNAPGQRDDPGVTVIMGGVGVAVLGVALIVRVLRMLLVQAVARDGEAARMQAELDEVI; this is encoded by the coding sequence GTGGGCAGGCTGATGGTGGGGGCGTTGCGGGCTGTGCTGGTGGTGGTGTTCGCGGGCACGGTGTTCGTGCAGGTGTCGATGGTGTGGGTGGTGGCCAGTGGGAGTGATCCGGAGGGCGGGTCGCCGGCGCTGGCCTGGCTGCGGGTGTTCACGGCCGTGGGCATGGTGGCGGTGCAGGTTGCTGTGGTCTGTGTGGGGCGGCTGGTGGGGATGGTGCGGCGGGAGACGGTGTTCTCTCACGCCGCGTTCCGGTATGTGGACGCGTTGACCGGTGCGATCGTGGCGGCTGCTGTGGTGTGGTTCGCGGTGACGGCCGTGAACGCGCCGGGGCAGCGGGACGATCCGGGGGTCACTGTCATCATGGGCGGCGTGGGGGTGGCTGTGCTGGGGGTGGCGCTGATCGTGCGTGTGCTGCGGATGCTCCTCGTGCAGGCTGTTGCCCGTGATGGGGAAGCGGCGCGGATGCAGGCGGAGTTGGACGAGGTGATCTGA